A single window of Candidatus Omnitrophota bacterium DNA harbors:
- the rdgB gene encoding RdgB/HAM1 family non-canonical purine NTP pyrophosphatase: MDILIATHNPKKRDELRKILKDFEDINIKNFSDIRTTPPNIVEDGKTFRQNAVKKAVTTSKFFNGLVLADDSGLEVEALGGKPGVRSARFARKNATDVENNDKLLKLMEKVPQEERKARFVCHIALAAGGVLLGTFEGEISGAIREKPRGKSGFGYDPLFLPDGYNKTFAEMPAAKKNAISHRALALEKVRKEITKYAKMGRSS, encoded by the coding sequence ATGGATATTCTTATAGCCACTCATAATCCCAAGAAAAGGGATGAGCTCAGGAAGATTTTAAAGGATTTCGAAGATATAAACATAAAGAATTTCAGTGATATAAGAACCACTCCGCCGAACATAGTGGAAGATGGTAAGACGTTCAGGCAGAACGCGGTCAAAAAGGCTGTTACGACATCAAAGTTCTTCAATGGACTTGTTCTCGCGGATGATTCCGGTCTTGAGGTAGAAGCGCTGGGAGGAAAACCTGGCGTACGTTCCGCAAGGTTCGCCCGGAAGAACGCTACGGACGTGGAAAATAACGATAAATTATTGAAATTAATGGAAAAAGTACCGCAAGAGGAAAGAAAGGCCCGGTTCGTATGTCATATAGCTCTTGCCGCCGGCGGGGTCCTTCTCGGTACTTTTGAAGGGGAAATAAGCGGTGCGATCAGGGAAAAACCCAGGGGCAAGAGCGGGTTTGGATACGATCCATTGTTCTTGCCTGACGGGTACAACAAAACCTTCGCGGAAATGCCGGCGGCAAAAAAGAACGCGATAAGCCACAGGGCCTTGGCTTTAGAAAAGGTAAGAAAAGAAATAACCAAATACGCTAAAATGGGACGTTCTTCCTGA
- a CDS encoding FumA C-terminus/TtdB family hydratase beta subunit: MGQVIDINVPLDQITVGELKAGDEVSLSGRIYTARDQAHLRMCELLKKGQELPIDIEGEIIYYCGPTPGTGGVIGSCGPTTSSRMDGFTVPLLEKGLKGMIGKGTRSREVIKGVAEHKAVYFVAPAGAGAYLSSKVISCKVVAFADLGPEAIHELVVEKMPLIVACDGNGGYIYERFDL; encoded by the coding sequence ATGGGACAGGTCATCGATATCAATGTTCCCTTGGACCAGATCACGGTCGGGGAATTAAAAGCAGGCGACGAAGTGTCGCTGTCAGGGCGTATATATACGGCCCGGGACCAGGCCCATCTCAGGATGTGTGAACTACTGAAAAAAGGTCAGGAACTGCCTATAGATATAGAAGGAGAGATCATATATTATTGCGGACCAACACCCGGGACCGGCGGTGTGATAGGGTCTTGTGGCCCGACCACTTCGAGCCGTATGGACGGGTTCACTGTTCCACTCCTGGAAAAAGGTCTTAAGGGCATGATCGGCAAAGGGACGCGTTCCCGCGAGGTGATCAAGGGTGTGGCGGAACATAAAGCGGTCTATTTTGTAGCCCCGGCCGGGGCCGGGGCATATTTAAGCAGCAAGGTCATTTCGTGCAAGGTAGTGGCGTTCGCGGATCTGGGTCCTGAAGCCATACACGAGTTGGTGGTAGAGAAAATGCCGCTGATAGTCGCCTGTGATGGTAACGGGGGATATATTTACGAAAGATTTGACCTTTGA
- the rph gene encoding ribonuclease PH: MRADGRKRDEIRNISIEVDYVKHAHGSCLFSTGDTKVICTASVDDGVPPFLKGKGTGWITSEYSMLPMSCQTRVPRESSKGKKTGRTHEVQRLIGRALRSIVDMSALGERTVWLDCDVIQADGGTRCASISGSFIALYLAMERLSDAGKINRIPVKDQIAAVSVGILDGEAYLDLTYDEDSRADVDTNIVMTGNGRFVEVQCTAEREPFTAAQFGDILGFAEKGIKKVFKEQKKALRGSF, translated from the coding sequence ATGAGAGCCGACGGTAGGAAAAGGGATGAGATCAGGAATATTTCGATAGAGGTAGATTATGTCAAACACGCGCACGGGTCGTGTCTTTTTTCCACCGGGGACACGAAGGTCATATGCACGGCAAGCGTAGACGATGGTGTCCCGCCGTTCCTTAAAGGCAAGGGTACCGGGTGGATAACTTCTGAATACTCCATGCTCCCGATGTCATGTCAGACGAGAGTTCCCAGGGAATCCTCCAAGGGAAAAAAGACCGGGCGGACTCATGAGGTGCAAAGACTTATTGGCAGGGCGCTTCGTAGTATTGTCGATATGTCGGCCCTGGGAGAACGTACGGTATGGCTTGATTGTGATGTTATCCAGGCGGACGGAGGTACGCGATGCGCGAGTATAAGCGGGAGTTTTATCGCTTTATATCTGGCAATGGAGCGGCTGAGTGATGCCGGCAAGATAAACAGGATACCGGTCAAAGACCAGATAGCGGCCGTAAGTGTTGGGATATTGGATGGGGAGGCATATCTTGATCTTACGTATGATGAGGATTCACGTGCCGATGTTGATACTAACATAGTAATGACGGGTAACGGAAGGTTCGTCGAGGTGCAATGTACGGCTGAGAGGGAACCTTTCACAGCCGCTCAATTCGGTGATATCCTGGGCTTTGCGGAGAAGGGGATCAAAAAAGTGTTCAAGGAACAGAAAAAAGCGTTGAGGGGGTCATTTTGA
- a CDS encoding AsmA-like C-terminal region-containing protein, protein MKGLIRKLLLLSALIPVIIYFVLSIYGDEITARLKTRLENEIMTVIGLTASIKDLDLSLSRGMTMYDVDILDKDTKVCTINEITLMPDIPHLLKAHRLKYLIHLTGFKKKDISCDLIFEVYSGEMPDLNSLYGQHFIESVYVIDGEFSYRDLKFSSICGRADLDTSGISNAKMHFIFAGTPYIAHYMPRPEEFSGFDISLRSKTLTLTGSMIPDNSDLILKEFNGVFAGILFTFDGVLKDIGTDTISGYGKAEAELDLTSIPELIGTFVSVPDNIPLSGKIRTIVDISGAGMSLTEYTVTAEISATGMSMGNIGIKDMYGKIDIREGRLTSQTLRASICKGELKAQIAVDLTDKDLPFSLLFDASGINYGTLISDLSPDEPGVSGRLEGTLDLQGYATSTPSLVGKGRLDIYDADLGTMPILTPFLGEIYAALQDTIPGFRKTIINRAYADLTIKNKRIFTNDLTLQGDTISIIAHGSVGFDGGLDLVFENKITGPSEEEEDWQTTLRNTIVNLGKMISRTHLRGTLKDPKWTIK, encoded by the coding sequence ATGAAAGGCCTTATTCGCAAATTATTGCTTTTATCGGCGCTTATCCCGGTCATAATATATTTTGTATTATCTATATATGGCGACGAGATAACCGCTCGTCTGAAAACCCGTCTGGAGAACGAGATAATGACGGTTATCGGGCTTACGGCCAGCATCAAAGACCTGGACCTATCTCTCTCGCGCGGCATGACCATGTATGACGTGGATATCCTTGATAAGGATACAAAAGTATGCACTATCAACGAGATAACACTTATGCCAGATATCCCACATTTACTTAAAGCCCACAGGCTCAAATATCTTATACACCTGACCGGATTCAAAAAAAAGGATATATCATGCGACCTGATCTTTGAGGTCTATTCCGGGGAAATGCCGGACCTTAATAGTCTTTACGGGCAGCATTTCATCGAATCCGTATACGTGATAGATGGCGAATTTTCATACCGGGACCTTAAATTCAGCAGCATATGCGGCAGAGCCGACCTTGATACTAGTGGCATTTCCAACGCAAAAATGCATTTTATATTCGCGGGAACACCGTACATCGCCCACTACATGCCGCGTCCAGAGGAATTCTCCGGTTTTGATATTTCCCTGAGATCCAAAACCCTTACGCTTACCGGCAGCATGATCCCGGACAATAGCGACCTTATACTAAAAGAGTTCAATGGGGTATTTGCGGGTATACTTTTTACTTTCGACGGGGTGCTCAAGGATATCGGCACTGATACCATTTCGGGTTACGGCAAAGCTGAGGCCGAACTGGACCTCACATCTATACCTGAACTGATCGGCACTTTCGTATCGGTACCTGACAACATCCCTTTATCCGGCAAGATAAGGACCATCGTGGATATAAGTGGCGCCGGCATGTCGTTGACCGAATATACCGTAACGGCCGAAATATCCGCGACTGGCATGTCCATGGGCAACATAGGGATAAAGGACATGTATGGCAAAATAGACATACGTGAAGGGCGTCTTACATCACAAACACTTAGGGCCAGCATATGCAAGGGCGAGCTAAAAGCCCAGATCGCCGTGGACCTGACAGATAAAGACCTTCCCTTTTCCCTGCTCTTCGACGCTTCAGGCATCAACTATGGTACTCTTATATCCGATTTATCCCCGGACGAACCCGGCGTTTCCGGTCGGCTGGAGGGTACTCTTGATCTGCAGGGATATGCCACGTCCACCCCTTCCCTTGTTGGCAAAGGCAGGTTGGATATTTATGACGCGGACCTGGGAACAATGCCTATACTCACACCGTTCCTTGGCGAAATATACGCCGCCCTGCAGGATACTATCCCGGGTTTCCGGAAGACCATCATCAACAGGGCATATGCCGACCTTACCATAAAGAACAAGCGGATCTTCACCAACGATCTCACATTGCAGGGAGACACAATATCTATCATCGCTCACGGTTCCGTAGGTTTCGATGGAGGTTTGGACCTCGTCTTCGAGAACAAGATAACCGGTCCATCCGAAGAGGAAGAAGACTGGCAAACGACCCTAAGGAATACTATAGTCAATCTGGGTAAAATGATAAGCAGGACCCATCTACGAGGGACCCTGAAAGATCCTAAGTGGACGATAAAATAG